One region of Eupeodes corollae chromosome 1, idEupCoro1.1, whole genome shotgun sequence genomic DNA includes:
- the LOC129941100 gene encoding MAPK regulated corepressor interacting protein 2 has product MDRNNGYTYIRRQGQTINSSSNNDARTTASIPTREPLTQHDELIRYIKEAWHKVNEQGPHGAPVIYRNESDQLKNFKPFDLEEYWGQRLVQNIHVSHGHQ; this is encoded by the exons ATGGACCGAAACAATGG ATACACATACATCAGACGCCAAGGACAAACGATAAATTCATCTTCAAATAATGATGCCAGAACAACTGCTTCAATACCAACTAGAGAACCTCTCACCCAACATGATGAATTGATTCGTTATATCAAAGAAGCATGGCAcaaa GTGAATGAACAAGGACCACACGGAGCTCCTGTCATCTATAGAAATGAATCTGATcagttgaaaaatttcaaacctTTCGATTTAGAAGAATACTGGGGCCAACGTCTCGTTCAAAATATCCACGTTTCTCATGGACatcaataa
- the LOC129953977 gene encoding DNA topoisomerase 2 has translation MQNGSTPSGGSKQVSIEKMYQKKSQLEHILLRPDTYIGSVEQTKELMWVFNTETNKMVQKELSFVPGLYKIFDEILVNAADNKQRDKSMSCIKIDIDQEKNTISIWNNGQGIPVTMHKDEKMYVPTMIFGHLLTSSNYNDDEKKVTGGRNGYGAKLCNIFSTSFTLETATKQFKRSFKQTWGSNMTKASEPKIKDFAGTDFTKVTFSPDLTKFKMDKLDDDIVALMSRRAYDIAAATKGVSVYLNGNKLPVKNFKDYIDLYISNSEDTGAPVKVVHESCSDRWEVAVCASDRGFQQVSFVNSIATTKGGRHVDHVVDNVIKQLIENIKKKNKGGINIKPFQVRSHLWVFVNCLIENPTFDSQTKENMTLQPKSFGSKCTLSEKFVNNVSKSGIVEAVLTWAKFKAQTDLAKTSGKKNTKIKGIPKLEDANEAGTKNSHLCTLILTEGDSAKSLAVSGLGVIGRDLYGVFPLRGKLLNVREATHKQILENAEINNLIKIVGLQYKKKYLELDDLKSLRYGKIMIMTDQDQDGSHIKGLLINFIHTNWPELLRLPFLEEFITPIVKATKKDEELSFYSLPEFEEWKNDTPNNHTYNIKYYKGLGTSTSKEAKEYFQDMEKHRILFKYDGSNDDDNIVMAFSKKCIENRKDWLRNHMDECKRRKLLGLPEKYLYTKGTKSVSYAEFINLELVLFSNADNVRSIPSMVDGFKPGQRKVMFTCFKRNDKREVKVAQLSGSVAEMSAYHHGEVSLQMTIVNLAQNYVGSNNLNLLEPRGQFGTRLTGGKDCASARYIFTIMSPLARLIFHPADDPLLQYEVDDNQKIEPVWYMPIIPMVLVNGADGIGTGWSTKIPNYNPRDLISNLRRMLNKDEPHVMHPFYKNFKGVIDYVSDNRYVIAGNIQVVQNDKVEITELPVGTWTQTYKENVLEPLLHGTEKIKAVISDYKEYNTDTTVKFVITFAPGEFDRLYHEDGGFHRVFKLTTSLSCNQMHAFDHVNCLRRFPTAVDILKEFFPLRLDYYGKRKEYLVGQLTAQADRLSDQARFIVEKCDRTIVVENKKRKVMIDELIKRGYRPDPVKEWQERIKLDQDEEVDEDDGEAEEAETSAVKKEKKPVDPEKAFQKLTDVKKFDYLLGMSMWMLTEERKNELLKQRDQKLAELAALRAKTIEMLWLDDLDDLEKKMDEVEEKERLEELGINKKTAKAMASKAKANVALKKRGAAKAGKDDVFPDPRGVEVKFKLTAEILKKYEMASKNAGPKKVKKEKGVTGDNSVTETGGEEVDEFDALIEGGVKVEGAKVKKERVKKEPGAAKEPKKAGAPKKKTDGLKQSTLNFDKPKRGRKKKITSDDEEDLGEVTDCSDIEVKKKVSVAPRGDRPGRRAAAQKVNYSGILDSDQEEDDDEELVLHDNKAVAEVSHRMELLSEDDKSMNSASDGESPIQAVKRSRKKNSSDSEEESKSISHKKKKTIVIADSNSDSDFE, from the exons ATGCAGAATGGCAGCACCCCCTCGGGGGGATCTAAACAGGTCtctattgaaaaaatgtaccaGAAAAAATCCCAACTGGAACACATCCTCCTTCGTCCTGACACTTACATTGGATCCGTCGAACAAACCAAAGAACTTATGTGGGTTTTTAATacggaaacaaataaaatggtcCAAAAGGAATTGTCCTTTGTCCCGGGTCTCTACAAGATCTTCGATGAAATCCTTGTCAACGCTGCCGACAACAAACAACGTGACAAGAGTATGTCGTGCATAAAAATCGACATCGATCAAGAGAAAAATACCATATCCATCTGGAATAACGGACAAGGTATACCGGTTACAATGCACAAGGACGAAAAAATGTATGTGCCAACAATGATCTTTGGACACTTGCTAACATCTTCCAATTATAATGATGACGAGAAAAAGGTTACCGGTGGTCGTAATGGTTACGGAGCCAAATTGTGCAACATTTTCAGTACTTCTTTTACACTCGAAACTGCGACGAAGCAATTTAAGCGCAGCTTCAAGCAAACTTGGGGATCCAACATGACAAAAGCTTCGGAGCCGAAAATCAAGGATTTTGCTGGAACTGACTTCACGAAGGTCACCTTCTCACCAGATCTGACCAAGTTCAAGATGGATAAGCTAGACGATGATATTGTGGCTCTGATGTCGCGACGTGCCTACGATATCGCAGCCGCCACCAAGGGAGTGTCTGTATATTTGAATGGCAACAAGTTGCCAGTCAAGAACTTCAAGGATTACATAGACTTATACATCAGCAACAGCGAGGATACCGGCGCACCAGTGAAGGTTGTTCATGAGAGCTGCAGTGATCGTTGGGAAGTTGCCGTCTGTGCCTCGGACAGAGGTTTTCAACAAGTCTCGTTTGTAAACTCGATAGCTACAACTAAGGGTGGACGTCATGTTGACCATGTCGTCGACAATGTCATTAAACAGTTGATCGAGAAcataaagaagaagaacaaggGAGGAATCAATATTAAGCCTTTCCAAGTCAGATCTCACCTGTGGGTGTTTGTGAATTGCTTGATTGAGAACCCCACATTCGATTCCCAAACCAAGGAGAACATGACATTGCAACCGAAGAGTTTTGGCTCTAAATGCACTTTGTCGGAGAAGTTCGTAAATAATGTTTCTAAGTCGGGTATTGTTGAAGCGGTCCTGACATGGGCCAAGTTCAAAGCCCAGACTGATCTTGCCAAAACCAGTGGCAAGAAGAATACCAAAATCAAGGGAATTCCAAAGTTGGAAGACGCCAACGAAGCCGGTACTAAAAATTCCCATCTGTGCACACTGATTCTGACCGAGGGAGACTCAGCCAAGTCTTTAGCTGTGTCTGGTCTTGGTGTTATTGGTCGGGACTTATATGGGGTGTTCCCGCTGCGAGGTAAGCTGCTGAATGTACGCGAAGCTACCCATAAGCAAATTCTGGAAAACGCtgaaataaataacttgatCAAAATTGTCGGCCTGCAGTACAAGAAGAAGTATCTCGAACTCGATGACTTGAAATCGTTGCGCTATGGCAAGATCATGATCATGACTGATCAGGATCAGGACGGTTCGCATATCAAAGGTCTGTTGATCAATTTCATCCACACCAATTGGCCAGAGTTGCTGCGTCTGCCCTTCCTCGAAGAATTCATAACCCCCATCGTGAAGGCCACCAAAAAAGACGAGGAATTGAGCTTCTATTCTTTGCCAGAGTTTGAGGAGTGGAAGAACGATACACCCAATAATCACacgtacaatataaaatactACAAAGGTTTGGGAACTTCGACCTCCAAGGAGGCGAAAGAATATTTCCAGGACATGGAAAAACACCGAATCTTGTTCAAGTACGACGGATCTAACGACGATGACAACATCGTTATGGCCTTCTCCAAGAAGTGTATCGAAAACCGTAAAGACTGGCTGCGCAATCACATGGACGAATGTAAGCGAAGGAAACTTTTGGGTCTTCCGGAGAAATACCTTTACACCAAAGGTACAAAAAGTGTATCCTATGCAGAGTTCATCAACTTGGAGTTAGTTCTCTTCTCGAATGCCGACAATGTGCGCTCCATTCCATCGATGGTCGATGGCTTCAAACCCGGTCAGCGGAAGGTGATGTTCACTTGCTTCAAACGTAACGACAAGCGAGAAGTTAAGGTCGCACAGTTGTCTGGTTCGGTTGCCGAAATGTCAGCTTACCATCACGGAGAGGTGTCTTTGCAAATGACCATTGTCAATTTGGCCCAAAACTATGTTGGCTCTAATAATTTGAACCTCCTAGAGCCCCGCGGTCAGTTTGGTACAAGATTGACTGGTGGAAAGGATTGTGCTAGTGCTCGTTACATTTTCACTATTATGTCTCCCTTGGCTCGTCTGATATTCCATCCCGCTGATGACCCACTGCTCCAATACGAAGTAGATGATAATCAGAAAATCGAACCGGTCTGGTATATGCCAATCATTCCAATGGTTCTGGTCAATGGAGCTGACGGTATCGGAACAGGTTGGTCAACCAAAATTCCCAATTACAACCCCCGAGACTTGATTTCGAACCTTAGACGTATGCTTAACAAGGACGAACCCCACGTAATGCATCCGTTCTATAAGAACTTCAAGGGAGTCATTGACTATGTTTCTGACAATCGTTATGTGATTGCTGGCAACATCCAGGTTGTTCAGAACGATAAGGTAGAAATCACAGAATTGCCTGTGGGAACATGGACTCAGACCTACAAGGAGAACGTTCTTGAACCTCTGCTTCACGGAACCGAAAAGATCAAGGCCGTAATTTCTGATTACAAAGAATACAACACTGATACAACGGTGAAATTCGTGATTACGTTTGCACCGGGAGAATTCGATCGCCTTTACCACGAAGATGGTGGCTTCCATAGGGTGTTCAAGCTAACAACCAGTTTGTCCTGCAATCAGATGCACGCATTTGATCATGTCAACTGCCTCCGAAGATTCCCAACGGCTGTGGACATTCTCAAGGAGTTCTTCCCTCTTCGTTTGGATTACTATGGAAAGCGCAAGGAATATCTTGTCGGCCAGCTTACTGCCCAGGCTGACCGTCTTTCCGATCAAGCTCGTTTTATTGTGGAAAAGTGCGACAGAACCATTGTGGTTGAAAACAAGAAGCGTAAGGTGATGATTGATGAACTCATTAAACGTGGCTACCGACCCGATCCGGTCAAGGAGTGGCAGGAACGTATCAAACTGGATCAAGATGAGGAAGTTGATGAAGATGACGGCGAGGCAGAGGAAGCCGAAACGTCTGCGGTGAAGAAGGAGAAAAAGCCAGTCGATCCAGAGAAGGCATTCCAGAAGTTGACCGATGTCAAGAAATTTGATTACCTATTGGGTATGTCAATGTGGATGTTGACGGAAGAGCGCAAGAACGAACTGCTTAAGCAACGTGATCAGAAACTCGCTGAATTGGCAGCCCTTAGGGCTAAAACCATTGAAATGTTGTGGCTTGACGATCTCGatgatttggaaaagaaaatggACGAGGTCGAAGAAAAAGAGCGTCTTGAGGAACTAGGTATAAATAAGAAGACTGCCAAGGCCATGGCAAGTAAGGCAAAGGCAAATGTAGCCTTGAAGAAGCGTGGAGCTGCCAAGGCCGGCAAAGATGATGTCTTCCCCGATCCGAGGGGCGTTGAAGTTAAATTCAAGTTGACagctgaaattttgaaaaaatacgaaatGGCATCCAAAAACGCAGGCCCCAAAAAGGTCAAAAAGGAGAAGGGCGTGACAGGTGATAACTCGGTGACAGAGACCGGCGGCGAGGAAGTGGATGAGTTTGATGCTTTGATTGAGGGTGGTGTTAAAGTTGAAGGGGCTAAAGTTAAGAAGGAACGCGTCAAAAAAGAACCTGGTGCAGCAAAGGAACCTAAAAAAGCCGGTGCTCCGAAGAAAAAGACCGATGGCTTGAAGCAGTCAACTTTGAACTTTGACAAGCCGAAAAGAGGT cGTAAGAAGAAAATAACTTCTGATGATGAAGAAGACCTAGGTGAAGTCACTGACTGCAGTGATATTGAAGTGAAAAAGAAAGTCTCAGTTGCACCCAGAGGCGATAGGCCAGGTCGACGAGCAGCAGCACAg aAAGTAAACTACTCGGGAATTCTTGATTCTGATCAAGAGgaagatgacgatgaagaaCTTGTTCTTCATGACAACAAAGCAGTCGCAGAAGTTAGTCATAGAATGGAGTTATTGTCGGAAGATGACAAGAGTATGAATTCCGCGTCTGATGGTGAATCGCCAATTCAAGCTGTCAAAAGGTCGAGGAAGAAGAATTCAAGTGACAGCGAAGAGGAATCAAAAtct ataagtcataaaaagaaaaagacgaTTGTGATCGCCGATTCCAACAGCGATTCGgactttgaataa